A region from the Kineothrix sp. IPX-CK genome encodes:
- a CDS encoding acyltransferase — protein MSNSKRQANYELLRIIAMFMVVTLHYLNHTGALLSLGESADAKKIIGTLIESFCIVAVNVYVLISGYFLVEAGFKIKRIVVLICQVLFYSTLIPLFMLGSGAAGNGAGGIYLWIQYLFPIETEHYWFATSYVILYLFTPVLNLAVKTMNRKQLQITLVLLLVFFCGFKSISPVQFVTDRFGYDFGWFLCVYLIAAYIRLYGLKSFSTGRRAWIAYAGCAFAIFVVVCVFYYIHEKTGAFAYYSTVPFHYNYLLCLAGAVSLFCAFRYVKIPERAADIICAISPLTFGVYLFHEHIDIRSMWTGWLDEFIGPVSEAGVGGFVVHLLLSVFLVYLTGIFIDAVRRIIFAYIGRHLAKTKPAAWLKKIDSSFS, from the coding sequence ATGTCGAATTCGAAACGTCAGGCAAACTACGAACTGTTAAGAATCATCGCAATGTTCATGGTGGTGACACTGCATTACCTGAATCATACCGGTGCATTGCTTTCCTTGGGAGAGAGTGCGGATGCGAAGAAAATCATAGGGACCCTCATAGAGTCTTTCTGCATCGTGGCGGTCAACGTATATGTGTTGATCAGCGGCTACTTTCTCGTAGAAGCGGGATTTAAAATAAAACGTATCGTAGTTCTCATTTGTCAGGTGCTGTTCTATTCGACGCTCATTCCCCTCTTCATGCTGGGGAGCGGAGCTGCAGGAAATGGAGCGGGCGGTATTTACTTATGGATACAATATTTATTTCCTATAGAGACGGAGCATTATTGGTTTGCAACCTCTTATGTAATTCTGTATCTTTTTACCCCGGTGCTCAATCTGGCGGTGAAAACGATGAACAGGAAACAGCTGCAGATTACCCTTGTGTTGCTGCTCGTATTCTTTTGCGGGTTCAAAAGCATCTCTCCGGTGCAGTTTGTTACAGACAGGTTCGGTTATGACTTTGGCTGGTTTTTGTGCGTTTATCTGATTGCGGCTTATATCAGGCTGTATGGACTGAAATCCTTTTCTACAGGCAGGCGTGCATGGATTGCCTATGCGGGCTGTGCCTTTGCCATATTTGTTGTCGTATGCGTATTTTATTATATCCATGAAAAAACGGGCGCCTTCGCTTATTACTCTACGGTGCCGTTCCATTATAATTATTTGCTTTGCCTGGCGGGCGCCGTTTCATTATTTTGTGCTTTCCGCTATGTGAAGATACCGGAGAGAGCGGCTGATATTATATGCGCCATCTCTCCCCTTACTTTCGGCGTTTATTTGTTCCATGAGCATATCGATATTCGCTCGATGTGGACCGGATGGCTGGATGAATTCATCGGACCGGTAAGTGAAGCGGGTGTAGGTGGCTTTGTTGTTCATTTATTGCTGTCCGTGTTTCTGGTGTATTTGACAGGAATCTTTATAGATGCAGTACGCAGAATTATCTTCGCTTACATCGGCAGGCACCTGGCGAAGACTAAGCCGGCGGCATGGCTTAAGAAAATTGACAGCAGCTTTTCATAA
- a CDS encoding glycosyltransferase family 2 protein, producing the protein MSEYGNREKTLYLVVPCYNEEEGLQHAAAVMRDKLSRLVKEDKISPKSKIMFVNDGSKDDTWKIIVDLCKEDCVFSGLCLSRNCGHQSAILSGMLTAGKHADMVVTIDADLQQDIEALDGFIEAYQKGSEVVYGVRNDRNSDGFFKKMTATCFYKMMNLLGSNVMENHADYRLLSKTAITALEEYKEVNLFLRGLIPTMGFPSDIVYFDVKEREAGKSKYTFKKMVKLAADGITSMSTRPIQLITLLGFVVSVFSVIMIIISLVDWLSGHNIPGYTTSMVVTLMMGGLTIFSLGIVGEYVGKIYLETKSRPRYIIQSIIWIDAQTGEEGQESEDGE; encoded by the coding sequence ATGAGCGAATATGGAAATAGAGAAAAAACTTTATATTTGGTTGTTCCGTGTTATAACGAGGAGGAAGGACTGCAGCATGCAGCAGCCGTGATGCGCGACAAATTGAGCAGGCTTGTGAAAGAAGACAAAATATCGCCTAAAAGTAAAATTATGTTCGTTAACGACGGAAGCAAGGACGATACTTGGAAGATCATCGTTGATTTGTGCAAAGAAGACTGCGTTTTTTCCGGGCTTTGCCTTTCGCGCAATTGCGGACACCAAAGTGCGATTTTATCTGGGATGCTGACGGCGGGAAAGCATGCGGATATGGTAGTGACGATAGATGCTGACTTACAGCAGGATATTGAAGCGCTTGATGGATTTATTGAAGCATATCAAAAGGGTAGCGAAGTTGTATATGGAGTAAGGAATGATAGGAATAGCGATGGATTCTTTAAAAAAATGACTGCAACATGTTTCTATAAAATGATGAATCTTTTAGGAAGTAATGTGATGGAAAATCATGCGGATTACCGACTGCTTTCGAAGACGGCAATAACTGCTTTGGAAGAATATAAAGAGGTAAATCTATTTTTGCGTGGGCTTATTCCGACCATGGGATTTCCATCTGATATTGTTTATTTTGATGTAAAGGAAAGAGAAGCAGGAAAATCTAAGTATACTTTTAAAAAGATGGTAAAATTAGCAGCAGACGGAATTACTTCTATGAGTACGAGACCAATTCAACTCATTACGCTGCTCGGTTTTGTCGTCAGTGTGTTTAGTGTTATTATGATTATTATAAGTCTTGTGGATTGGCTTTCGGGTCACAATATTCCCGGATATACGACTTCAATGGTCGTTACCTTGATGATGGGAGGGCTGACGATATTTTCTCTTGGTATTGTAGGAGAATATGTGGGAAAAATATACTTGGAGACTAAATCGCGGCCTAGATATATCATACAGTCTATAATATGGATAGATGCCCAGACTGGTGAGGAAGGACAGGAATCAGAAGATGGAGAGTAA
- a CDS encoding ABC transporter ATP-binding protein, with translation MLKYKDDFFFAERIDMRKSCVTANGVNSSNKRAEVRHRMVKILAKLNILLDRKQKEKMVGLVFIMLIGAVLETLGIGMVYPVAAVITDPDAIEKNKLLSTIYDMFHMQSVAQFTMVVMGALIVVFAVKNSYLFFQNKVQLKFVYSNQFATSRRMMINFMKRPYEYYLNADTSVIQRSITSDVNNMYGLILSLLQLFSELIVFVCLVCVCLKSDVMMTATVSVLLVAVLLIIKGILKPIMRKAGEENQDYYSGLYKWIEQSVMGIKEIKVANKENYFINEYSACGAGYVNAVQRYNIFNATPRLLIETVAIAGMVFYLMIKISGGTAVADIVPQITTLAVAAMRLIPSANRINNYLTSIAYFEPFFMGVTDNLQEDIRDENIDYKEEVYRQKRNIEKLPVKREILLKNITYKYPNTDVLIFDKATMSIPVGKSVGVVGTSGAGKTTVVDIMLGLLRLQEGEILADGIEVRENYESWLKNIGYIPQTIFMIDSTIRKNVAFGYADEDIDDNKVWQALKEAQLDEFVRGLPEGLDTGIGERGIRISGGQRQRIGIARALFEDPEVLVLDEATSALDNDTEAAIMESINRLHGRKTLVIIAHRLQTIEKCDIVYRVENGQASRER, from the coding sequence ATGCTAAAATACAAAGATGATTTCTTCTTCGCGGAGCGAATTGACATGCGGAAATCATGCGTTACTGCGAACGGAGTGAACAGTAGCAATAAACGAGCAGAGGTAAGACACCGAATGGTAAAAATACTGGCAAAGTTAAATATATTACTGGACAGAAAACAGAAGGAAAAGATGGTGGGCCTTGTATTCATCATGTTGATAGGGGCGGTGCTGGAGACCTTGGGAATCGGCATGGTTTATCCCGTTGCAGCGGTAATCACAGACCCGGATGCAATCGAGAAGAATAAGCTCTTATCGACAATATACGATATGTTTCATATGCAGAGCGTTGCACAATTTACGATGGTAGTCATGGGAGCCTTGATCGTGGTGTTCGCTGTGAAGAATTCCTATTTATTTTTTCAAAATAAGGTGCAGCTTAAATTTGTATACAGCAATCAATTTGCCACTTCAAGAAGAATGATGATCAATTTTATGAAGCGGCCCTACGAATACTATCTGAACGCGGATACTTCGGTAATCCAGCGCAGCATCACCTCTGACGTCAACAATATGTATGGCTTGATTTTGAGCCTTCTGCAGCTTTTCAGCGAGCTGATTGTATTCGTGTGTCTGGTGTGCGTCTGTCTGAAATCGGATGTGATGATGACGGCGACGGTTTCGGTGCTGTTAGTTGCAGTGCTCTTAATAATCAAAGGAATCTTAAAACCCATCATGCGTAAGGCCGGAGAAGAGAATCAGGACTATTACAGCGGACTGTATAAGTGGATTGAGCAGTCGGTCATGGGTATTAAAGAAATCAAAGTGGCAAATAAAGAAAATTATTTTATTAACGAATATTCCGCCTGCGGAGCAGGATATGTAAATGCCGTGCAGCGCTATAATATATTTAATGCCACTCCGAGACTTCTGATAGAGACTGTAGCGATTGCGGGCATGGTCTTTTATCTGATGATAAAAATATCGGGAGGAACGGCGGTGGCCGATATCGTGCCTCAGATTACGACGCTGGCCGTGGCGGCGATGCGCCTGATTCCAAGCGCCAACCGTATCAACAATTATCTGACCTCCATCGCTTATTTTGAGCCGTTTTTCATGGGAGTAACGGATAATCTTCAGGAGGATATCCGGGATGAAAACATCGATTATAAGGAGGAAGTTTATAGGCAAAAACGAAATATTGAGAAACTTCCGGTTAAAAGGGAAATACTTTTAAAGAATATCACGTATAAATACCCTAATACAGATGTTCTCATCTTCGATAAAGCGACGATGAGCATTCCGGTAGGAAAGTCCGTCGGCGTCGTTGGAACTTCGGGAGCGGGCAAAACTACAGTGGTTGATATCATGCTGGGGCTTCTGCGCCTGCAGGAGGGCGAGATACTGGCGGATGGCATAGAAGTCAGGGAGAATTATGAATCGTGGCTGAAAAATATCGGCTATATTCCGCAGACCATCTTTATGATCGATTCTACGATCCGTAAAAATGTTGCCTTTGGCTATGCGGATGAGGATATTGACGATAATAAGGTATGGCAGGCGCTGAAGGAAGCGCAGCTTGACGAGTTCGTGCGAGGGCTGCCCGAGGGGCTTGATACAGGCATCGGAGAAAGAGGGATCCGCATATCCGGAGGGCAAAGGCAGCGTATCGGTATAGCCCGTGCACTGTTCGAGGACCCGGAGGTATTGGTTCTGGATGAAGCAACCTCTGCTCTGGACAACGATACGGAGGCGGCAATTATGGAATCCATCAATCGCCTGCACGGAAGAAAGACATTGGTTATTATCGCCCATAGATTACAGACGATTGAAAAATGCGACATCGTCTACCGTGTAGAAAACGGACAAGCATCGAGGGAAAGGTAA
- a CDS encoding ChbG/HpnK family deacetylase — protein MESKEVSRSRIDIHADDYGLSGHVSEDILKCLYAEKLDSISVLTNMKCLEEYAEKFNREKNRWSRMPLLSVHLNFMEGHCLAPVETVSHLVDERGYFKIGWGTLFLWNYCPWKYKEIERELAAEIEAQTECFREHFGEDYGIGVPLRFDGHQHTQMIPIVYKALMKVMEKRQYLVDYIRVTKEPIRPFLMSFSLWKSYRPVNIIKNLLLNFYSIHMEKIIKREGINVRPMFLWGVLFSGHMDAKRVGRVLPLMKEQAYKKDRMLEILFHPGSTLQEEMGEEFSNDGSREFYLSKGRRMEYEAIMVLNMENLQSYK, from the coding sequence ATGGAGAGTAAAGAAGTAAGCCGGAGCAGAATAGATATTCATGCGGATGACTATGGGTTATCTGGTCATGTTTCGGAGGACATTCTAAAATGTCTGTATGCAGAAAAGTTAGACAGTATTAGTGTGCTGACCAATATGAAATGTCTGGAGGAATATGCGGAGAAATTCAATAGAGAGAAAAACAGATGGTCTCGAATGCCTCTCCTAAGCGTTCATCTTAATTTTATGGAGGGCCATTGTCTGGCACCTGTAGAAACGGTGTCTCATCTTGTTGACGAGCGAGGTTACTTTAAAATAGGATGGGGAACTCTCTTTCTATGGAATTATTGTCCGTGGAAATATAAAGAGATAGAACGCGAACTGGCGGCGGAGATAGAAGCGCAGACAGAATGCTTCAGGGAGCATTTCGGTGAAGATTACGGCATTGGCGTGCCGCTTCGTTTTGACGGTCATCAGCATACTCAGATGATTCCCATCGTATATAAAGCACTCATGAAAGTAATGGAAAAGCGGCAGTATCTGGTGGATTATATCCGTGTGACCAAGGAGCCGATACGCCCGTTTTTGATGAGCTTTTCTTTATGGAAATCATACCGTCCGGTCAATATCATTAAAAATTTGCTTTTAAATTTTTATTCTATACATATGGAAAAAATAATAAAAAGGGAGGGAATAAATGTTCGCCCTATGTTTTTGTGGGGAGTGTTGTTCAGCGGACATATGGATGCGAAGCGCGTTGGCAGGGTCCTGCCCCTTATGAAGGAACAGGCATATAAAAAAGATAGAATGCTGGAAATACTATTTCATCCCGGCAGCACGTTGCAAGAAGAAATGGGTGAGGAGTTCAGTAATGATGGAAGCAGAGAATTTTATCTTTCGAAGGGAAGAAGGATGGAATATGAGGCGATTATGGTTTTGAATATGGAGAATTTGCAATCCTATAAGTAA
- a CDS encoding GtrA family protein, which translates to MIEFIINMYKKYEEAVNYLFYGFLAFLVNMLAYAAAAKVLGADEDKVVLVLIATAFAWVVAVLFAYWTNRTFVFKSKVTDKTGMHKEFVSFISARIVTGIMELVLMYILVDVIRVDDVVSKFICNVIVIVCNYIFSKLWVFRKKEA; encoded by the coding sequence ATGATAGAATTTATTATTAATATGTACAAAAAATATGAGGAGGCGGTGAATTATTTATTCTACGGTTTTCTCGCATTTCTTGTAAATATGCTCGCCTACGCGGCGGCAGCTAAGGTGCTTGGAGCGGATGAGGACAAGGTGGTACTGGTTCTGATAGCGACTGCCTTCGCATGGGTCGTGGCGGTTCTCTTCGCCTACTGGACAAACCGTACCTTCGTATTTAAAAGTAAGGTAACGGATAAAACCGGAATGCATAAAGAATTCGTATCGTTTATTAGCGCAAGAATTGTAACGGGAATCATGGAACTCGTCCTCATGTATATTTTGGTAGATGTAATTCGTGTGGATGATGTTGTTTCCAAATTTATATGTAATGTAATCGTAATCGTATGTAATTATATTTTCAGTAAGCTTTGGGTGTTCAGAAAAAAAGAAGCTTAG
- the rffA gene encoding dTDP-4-amino-4,6-dideoxygalactose transaminase — protein sequence MINFNVPPFTGKEMEYMRQAVENQKICGDGEFTRRCSTWIEERTGTSKSLLTTSCTHALELAALLAEIKEGDEVIMPSFTFVSTADAFVLRGARIVFVDIRPDTMNIDENLIEAAVTGKTRAIAVVHYAGVSCEMDKIMEIARKHQLIVVEDAAQGIMASYKGKPLGTIGDFGCFSFHETKNYSMGEGGALLIRDEKYIEDAEIFREKGTDRSKFFRGQVDKYRWMNHGSSYLPSDMNAAYLYAQLEMADEINDIRLARWKQYYERLSRLMESGKIELPKVPEGCIHNGHMFYIKTKDMEERAALIAFLKKNEILSVFHYVPLHSAPAGIKFGRFHGEDIYTTKESERLLRLPMFYKLKEQEVDYVAGKVKEFYGA from the coding sequence ATGATTAACTTTAATGTGCCTCCATTTACGGGAAAAGAAATGGAGTATATGCGGCAGGCGGTAGAAAACCAGAAGATATGCGGAGACGGAGAATTTACCCGCAGGTGCAGTACGTGGATAGAGGAAAGGACGGGCACGAGCAAGAGTCTTCTTACTACCTCATGCACCCACGCGCTTGAGCTGGCGGCTCTCCTTGCTGAGATAAAGGAAGGGGATGAAGTGATCATGCCTTCCTTCACGTTCGTATCTACGGCGGATGCCTTTGTGCTGAGGGGGGCCAGAATCGTATTTGTAGATATACGGCCTGATACGATGAACATAGACGAAAATCTCATTGAAGCTGCCGTTACCGGGAAAACGAGGGCAATTGCGGTAGTTCACTATGCAGGCGTGTCCTGCGAGATGGATAAAATCATGGAAATTGCGAGGAAACATCAGCTAATCGTGGTAGAGGATGCAGCACAGGGGATTATGGCTTCTTATAAGGGAAAGCCGCTTGGAACTATCGGAGATTTCGGCTGCTTCAGCTTCCATGAAACGAAAAACTACAGCATGGGAGAAGGCGGCGCTTTGCTGATCCGGGATGAGAAATACATCGAAGATGCGGAGATTTTCAGAGAAAAAGGTACGGACAGAAGCAAATTTTTCAGAGGCCAGGTGGATAAATACCGGTGGATGAATCATGGTTCCTCCTACCTGCCCAGCGATATGAACGCAGCTTATTTATATGCGCAGTTAGAGATGGCGGATGAAATCAACGATATCCGTCTGGCGAGATGGAAGCAATATTATGAAAGACTAAGCCGTCTTATGGAGAGTGGAAAAATAGAGCTTCCCAAAGTGCCGGAGGGATGTATCCACAACGGGCATATGTTCTATATAAAGACGAAGGACATGGAAGAAAGAGCGGCGCTCATCGCTTTTCTGAAGAAGAACGAAATCCTTTCGGTGTTCCATTATGTGCCTCTCCATTCGGCTCCGGCAGGTATAAAATTCGGACGATTCCACGGAGAGGACATATATACCACAAAGGAAAGCGAGAGACTTTTGCGGCTGCCGATGTTCTATAAACTTAAGGAGCAGGAAGTGGACTATGTTGCCGGTAAGGTAAAGGAATTCTATGGTGCTTAG